A region of the Arthrobacter sp. FW306-07-I genome:
CTGGGCAAAGAGGCCATAGAGAATGGCCCAGACGTTCTTGGACCGGAGCATCTGGCCCCAGCGGATCTTCACGACGGGGCCGGCGGCCTGGGGTGCGGCGTTGCCGGAAATGATGTGGGCCAGTTCGGCCGCGTTGACCTTCCTGTTGTCCTTGGGCTTGTTGGTGAAGTGGAAGAGCCACAGTCCCGCCCAGATGACACCGATCGCACCGGTCAGAAGGAACGCCGTTTCCCATCCCAAAGTTGTGACGACCCAGGCGACGGCCGGGGTGGTGAGGCCAGCCCCTACGGCGATTCCCATGGTGAACAGGCCATTGGCTAGTCCGCGTTCTCGGGAAGGCAGCCAATCGGAAATGACCCGGACGTTGGTGGGGAAGGCGGGGGATTCACCGATGCCCATGAGTGCACGGACGCCGATGAGGAGGCCGAAGGAGCGAACCATGCCGGTGAGCATGGAGCAGATGGACCACCAGACGATGGCGATCGCATAGATGGCGCGGGCGCCGATCTTGTCGACCAGGACTCCGACGGGGATTTGCATCAGGGCGTAGGTCCAGAAGAAGGCGGAGCCGAGCACGCCGAACTGGATCTTGTCCATGTTCAGGTCCTTCATCATGGAGGGGCCGGCGACCCCGAGGACTGAACGGTCCAGGTAGTTGATGGATGTTGCCAGGAATATGAGGAT
Encoded here:
- a CDS encoding MFS transporter — protein: MKPTNKRWIVVILIFLATSINYLDRSVLGVAGPSMMKDLNMDKIQFGVLGSAFFWTYALMQIPVGVLVDKIGARAIYAIAIVWWSICSMLTGMVRSFGLLIGVRALMGIGESPAFPTNVRVISDWLPSRERGLANGLFTMGIAVGAGLTTPAVAWVVTTLGWETAFLLTGAIGVIWAGLWLFHFTNKPKDNRKVNAAELAHIISGNAAPQAAGPVVKIRWGQMLRSKNVWAILYGLFAQDYLLYLMLTWLPVYLVTERKMTLITAGFYAILPWVCASIGALLGGYLSDRMIKNGLSAVRARRRVMATGMIISLAIIPAAFVSDQLSAVLLIAASLGGMMFSNGASWAIVSEIAPNGASGTLAGMQNFIGNIAGWIAPILTGFIATVTGSFISALVIAGLIGGAAAVIYLVLLKERNEFTPERATTSNTEGALQ